From one Nilaparvata lugens isolate BPH chromosome 2, ASM1435652v1, whole genome shotgun sequence genomic stretch:
- the LOC120349672 gene encoding uncharacterized protein LOC120349672, producing MSKLQDGAVDIEIPALAASSKYSTRQVFSSEEERLLEEYLINCSRMHYGLTYKQFRDFAYSYALVLRKTLPEGWNHAETAGIDWMKGFMKRHPQLSLRKPENTSLARNISFNRKNVETFYNNLETLMEKYKFPDNRILNLDESGVTTVLQSPKVIAPAGAKQVGQCVSAERGELVTFCGIVTASGSALPPVYVYPRVHFKDLFLYGAPRGSKGFANRSGWMTQEVFLEVLKHILVQTSSSKENPLLIVLDNHESHISLDAIIFCRENGIVLLTFPPHTSHRLQPLDVAVFGPFKSHCRSVFNKWISENPGKQIAIHNIAHLTASAFDEAFSRKNIIASFKKTGITPFNRSTFKEEDFLGSLPTDQPLVETPQQENTSEKTVGAETMAGCSTENNEEINLQKTHDNGGSVTPARNSEKKDFPTPEDIRPYPRAERRGDSKGKGRKKGKCCILTDTPEKNRIEAELLKRKICCPIN from the coding sequence ATGTCAAAACTTCAAGATGGAGCTGTTGATATTGAAATACCTGCACTTGCTGCCAGCTCCAAGTATTCTACCAGACAGGTGTTTTCTTCTGAAGAGGAACGTCTCTTAGAAGAATACCTTATCAATTGCTCAAGAATGCACTACGGTTTGACCTACAAACAGTTCAGGGATTTTGCATATTCTTATGCTTTAGTGCTAAGGAAGACCTTACCCGAGGGCTGGAATCATGCTGAGACAGCAGGTATTGATTGGATGAAAGGATTCATGAAGAGACACCCACAGCTCAGCTTGAGAAAGCCAGAGAACACTAGCCTTGCACGAAACATTAGTTTTAATAGGAAAAATGTGGAAACGTTCTACAATAACTTGGAGACTTTAATGGAGAAATACAAATTCCCAGACAACCGCATACTAAATTTAGATGAATCTGGTGTAACTACAGTCCTACAAAGCCCAAAAGTCATCGCGCCAGCTGGAGCTAAGCAAGTAGGACAGTGTGTTTCAGCAGAACGAGGGGAACTTGTTACTTTCTGTGGTATTGTAACAGCAAGTGGAAGTGCTTTACCACCAGTTTATGTCTATCCCAGAGTGCATTTCAAAGACTTGTTCTTATATGGTGCTCCAAGAGGTAGTAAGGGGTTTGCAAATCGATCAGGCTGGATGACACAAGAAGTTTTTCTAGAAGTCTTGAAACACATTCTAGTGCAAACATCCTCTAGTAAAGAAAATCCACTTCTTATTGTTCTAGATAATCATGAATCACACATAAGTTTGGATGCAATTATCTTCTGTAGAGAAAATGGGATTGTATTACTAACTTTTCCACCACACACCAGCCATCGCCTTCAACCACTTGATGTAGCTGTTTTTGGGCCTTTCAAGAGTCATTGTAGGTCAGTCTTCAATAAATGGATAAGTGAAAATCCTGGCAAACAAATTGCAATTCATAATATCGCACATCTAACTGCATCAGCATTTGATGAAGCATTCAGCAGGAAAAACATAATTGCCAGCTTCAAAAAAACTGGAATCACACCTTTCAACCGCTCTACATTCAAAGAGGAAGATTTTCTGGGATCCCTTCCTACAGATCAGCCACTGGTAGAGACGCCTCAACAAGAAAACACATCAGAAAAAACCGTTGGTGCAGAAACAATGGCTGGTTGCTCCactgaaaataatgaagaaattaATCTTCAGAAGACACATGACAATGGAGGGTCTGTCACACCTGCtagaaattctgaaaaaaaggATTTTCCCACACCTGAAGATATCCGTCCATACCCTAGAGCTGAAAGAAGAGGTGATAGTAAAGGGAAGGGGAGAAAGAAGGGGAAGTGTTGTATTTTAACAGATACTCCGGAGAAGAACAGGATAGAAGCAGAactattgaagagaaaaatttGTTGcccaattaattga
- the LOC120349673 gene encoding piggyBac transposable element-derived protein 3-like translates to MLENGEDLDNIEITLFPPEEGQNTDEESGDENELDMNHLPRSILVEVEVSAKSSINFDLMDSMEPETPDMIPHGDENRDGSGNNDENGDGDGSGDGDSTLCEVEVEVEVSASKKRGKNSGGQVKKKKKTGEVSQLRVTRSCGTKCQAGPSNTLGQKQSSSKKKSNIAKYKWVEDEEFFSRRVGNGDAKERFNENPHPEKSCVQWFEELFSPEVITLIKEQSNLYTLMKNHELKVSDEEIKVFVAILLLTGYLSPTYMRMFWETQSDTYNALVAQSMRRDRFFEISQYLHLADNSNLPANDNFSKVRDYLNLLESNFREEFNVIWTSHVSIDETMVRYYGKHSSKQHIHGKPIKFGYKLWSLATPSGYLVTFIPYEGSANAPLPFQDQFGLGGAVVLELASRLPEEYGPYNVYFDRFFSGIKLIEELAKRNIGGTGTILENRTLKCPLEESKSLSKKERGSTSFRNTEDIILTKWNDNNIVSMISNCHGLTPFTKVERIGKINNKKAKVSVQCPNITKMYNTYMGGVDRFDQNLDSLRITFVMNHKV, encoded by the coding sequence ATGTTGGAGAatggagaagacttggataacattGAGATTACCCTGTTCCCTCCTGAAGAGGGCCAAAATACTGACGAAGAGAGTGGGGATGAGAACGAGCTTGATATGAACCACCTGCCACGTAGCATACTTGTAGAAGTTGAGGTTAGTGCTAAATCTTCCATAAATTTTGACCTCATGGATTCGATGGAACCGGAGACTCCAGACATGATTCCTCATGGAGATGAAAACAGAGATGGCAGtggaaataatgatgaaaatggcGACGGAGATGGCAGTGGAGATGGCGATAGTACTTTATGTGAGGTGGAAGTGGAAGTGGAAGTATCAGCTTCTAAGAAAAGGGGAAAGAATTCGGGTGGGCAGgtcaagaagaagaaaaaaacaggGGAAGTCAGTCAACTGAGAGTAACAAGATCCTGTGGAACCAAATGTCAAGCTGGCCCCTCAAATACTTTGGGTCAGAAGCAAAGTAGCAGCAAAAAGAAGAGCAACATTGCAAAATATAAGTGGGTTGAAGATGAAGAATTTTTTTCCAGAAGAGTTGGTAATGGAGATGCTAAAGAGAGATTCAATGAGAACCCTCATCCAGAGAAGTCATGTGTGCAATGGTTTGAGGAGTTGTTTTCTCCAGAAGTCATTACTCTCATAAAGGAGCAGAGCAATCTATATACTCTAATGAAAAATCATGAATTGAAAGTTTCTGATGAGGAAATCAAAGTTTTTGTCGCTATACTGCTTCTTACTGGGTATCTGTCACCTACATACATGCGCATGTTTTGGGAGACACAATCTGACACCTACAATGCCCTTGTTGCCCAATCAATGAGACGTGataggttttttgaaatttcacaaTACTTACATTTAGCTGACAACTCAAATTTACCAGCTAATGACAATTTTTCTAAGGTGAGGGACTACTTGAATCTCTTGGAATCGAATTTCAGAGAGGAGTTCAATGTTATTTGGACATCACATGTCTCAATTGATGAAACAATGGTCCGTTACTATGGGAAACATTCATCAAAGCAGCATATCCATGGTAAACCCATAAAATTTGGGTATAAACTTTGGTCCCTTGCCACACCATCTGGATATTTAGTGACATTCATACCCTATGAAGGATCTGCCAATGCTCCATTGCCATTTCAAGATCAGTTTGGTTTGGGAGGGGCTGTTGTACTAGAGCTAGCATCACGACTTCCAGAAGAATATGGACCATATAATGTCTATTTTGACAGATTTTTCAGTGGTATAAAATTGATAGAAGAATTGGCCAAAAGAAACATTGGAGGGACTGGAACAATTCTCGAAAATAGAACATTGAAATGTCCCTTGGAAGAATCGAAATCCTTGTCAAAGAAAGAACGTGGTTCCACATCATTCAGAAACACTGAGGATATCATCCTCACAAAatggaatgataataatattgtgtcaATGATTTCCAATTGCCATGGACTAACACCTTTTACCAAAGTGGAGAGAATTgggaaaatcaataataaaaaagccAAAGTGAGTGTACAATGTCCCAATATAACAAAAATGTATAACACTTACATGGGAGGAGTTGACCGCTTTGATCAGAACTTGGACTCCCTGCGTATTACATTTGTCATGAACCACAAGGTTTGA